A single region of the Aurantiacibacter sp. MUD11 genome encodes:
- a CDS encoding coniferyl aldehyde dehydrogenase, which produces MAIENELKLMLEKQRDAFVKARPEPLSVRRDRLDRLIALVADNAEALCDAMNEDYGNRSPVQSMISDVLVSIQFAKYCRSKMGHWAKPDRRSVQFPLGALGAKAEVRYEPKGVIGIISPWNFPVNLAFGPLAQVLAAGNRAMIKPSEFTPVTSQLIADLVGQHFAPEEVTVVTGGVDVATAFASLSFDHLVFTGSTATGRKVMQAAAANLVPVTLELGGKSPVVIGKSADLERAGSRIVSGKLMNAGQICLAPDYLLVPENMEDGVIASLELGVMNQYPTLRDNPDYANVINDRQFARLQQMVEDARAKGGEVIEINPAGEDFSAGNQRKMPLTVIRNATDDMQAMQEEIFGPVLPILTYGEVDEAIGRINRSDRPLGLYYFGDDAEERERVLGQTISGGVTVNDVIFHVSAEDLPFGGIGPSGIGCYHGPEGFREFSHARAVYTQPKLDVAGLAGLKPPFGERAKKLLKLMARK; this is translated from the coding sequence ATGGCAATCGAAAATGAACTGAAACTCATGCTGGAAAAGCAACGGGATGCCTTCGTCAAGGCTCGGCCCGAGCCGCTCTCCGTGCGTCGTGACCGGCTCGACCGGCTCATCGCGCTGGTTGCCGACAATGCCGAGGCGCTGTGCGATGCCATGAACGAGGATTACGGCAACCGCTCGCCGGTGCAGAGCATGATTTCCGACGTGCTCGTCTCGATCCAGTTCGCCAAGTATTGCCGCAGCAAGATGGGCCATTGGGCCAAGCCAGACCGGCGCAGCGTACAGTTCCCGCTCGGCGCGCTGGGGGCAAAGGCGGAGGTGCGCTACGAGCCGAAGGGCGTGATCGGCATCATCAGCCCGTGGAATTTCCCGGTAAACCTCGCTTTCGGTCCGCTGGCGCAGGTGCTGGCGGCGGGCAACCGCGCGATGATCAAGCCAAGCGAGTTCACTCCCGTCACCAGCCAGCTGATCGCCGATCTGGTCGGCCAGCATTTCGCGCCAGAAGAAGTGACCGTAGTGACGGGCGGTGTGGACGTGGCAACGGCCTTTGCCAGCCTGTCGTTCGACCACCTGGTCTTCACCGGTTCCACCGCCACCGGGCGCAAGGTGATGCAGGCGGCAGCGGCGAACCTCGTTCCCGTCACGCTGGAGCTGGGCGGCAAGAGTCCGGTGGTCATCGGCAAGAGTGCGGACCTGGAGCGCGCAGGCTCGCGGATCGTATCGGGCAAGCTGATGAACGCGGGCCAGATCTGCCTCGCGCCCGATTACCTGCTGGTGCCCGAAAACATGGAAGACGGCGTCATCGCGTCACTCGAGCTTGGCGTCATGAACCAGTACCCTACGCTCCGCGACAATCCCGACTATGCCAATGTCATCAACGACCGGCAGTTCGCGCGGCTGCAGCAGATGGTCGAGGATGCCCGCGCCAAGGGCGGGGAGGTCATCGAGATCAATCCGGCCGGAGAGGACTTCTCCGCGGGCAACCAGCGCAAGATGCCGCTGACGGTGATCCGCAACGCGACCGACGACATGCAGGCAATGCAGGAGGAAATCTTCGGCCCCGTCCTGCCGATCCTGACCTACGGCGAAGTCGACGAGGCGATCGGCCGCATCAACCGCAGCGACCGGCCGCTTGGCCTCTACTACTTCGGTGACGACGCCGAGGAGCGCGAGCGCGTGCTTGGGCAGACCATTTCCGGCGGCGTGACGGTGAACGACGTAATCTTCCACGTCTCTGCCGAAGACCTGCCTTTCGGCGGTATCGGCCCGAGCGGCATCGGCTGCTACCATGGCCCAGAAGGCTTCCGCGAGTTCAGCCACGCCCGCGCCGTGTATACGCAGCCCAAGCTGGACGTGGCCGGACTGGCCGGTTTGAAGCCGCCTTTTGGCGAGCGGGCAAAGAAGCTGTTGAAGCTGATGGCCCGCAAGTAG
- a CDS encoding SH3 domain-containing protein: MSKCLRLAVIASIFAATPAVAQDVELPYWASIDTEVANMRVGAGEQFPIEWVYTREGLPVKVIRLMQGWRYVQEPDGTTGWISASLLSRERTAIVTGDGLAPMRAEPGDGSALKWNLEPGVLGLLGDCQDGWCELDVDGHAGWVEQRRLWGAGEP, translated from the coding sequence ATGTCCAAGTGCCTGCGACTCGCTGTCATCGCCTCCATTTTCGCCGCAACACCCGCCGTCGCTCAGGACGTGGAGTTGCCCTACTGGGCCAGCATCGACACGGAGGTGGCTAACATGCGGGTAGGGGCTGGGGAGCAGTTTCCCATCGAGTGGGTCTATACCCGCGAGGGATTGCCGGTGAAGGTGATCCGGCTGATGCAGGGCTGGCGTTATGTGCAGGAGCCCGACGGGACGACGGGCTGGATTTCCGCCAGCCTGCTGAGCCGGGAACGCACGGCAATCGTGACCGGAGACGGACTTGCCCCGATGCGGGCCGAGCCGGGTGATGGAAGTGCCCTCAAGTGGAACCTCGAACCGGGCGTGCTCGGCCTGCTGGGTGACTGCCAGGATGGCTGGTGCGAACTCGACGTCGACGGTCATGCGGGATGGGTCGAACAGCGGCGGCTATGGGGTGCAGGCGAACCCTAA
- a CDS encoding NADH-quinone oxidoreductase subunit D, which produces MSGLVQETSPTTDGEEITNYTINFGPQHPAAHGVLRMVMELDGEIIERIDPHVGLLHRGTEKLIEYKTYLQALPYFDRLDYCSPLAQEYSYVLAIEKLLNVEVPERAQYLRVLFAELTRICNHMLNIGAHVMDVGAMTPNLWVFELREDCLNFFERASGARMHSAWFRPGGVHQDVPLKLLTDIGDWVDGRLPELFGDAMSLVQDNRIFKQRNVDIAVVSKEDAIKWGFSGPMIRAAGIPWDLRKAQPYDVYDRMDFEVPVGTNSDCYDRFMVRCEEVYQSARIIKQCLAEMPEGPICTDDRKVSPPKRAEMKQSMEALIHHFKLYTEGFHVPAGEVYVATESPKGEFGVYLVSDGSNKPYRCKIRPTAFSHLQAMDFMSKGHMLPDATAILGAIDVVFGECDR; this is translated from the coding sequence ATGAGCGGCCTCGTCCAGGAAACCTCACCGACCACCGACGGCGAGGAAATCACCAACTACACGATCAACTTCGGCCCGCAGCACCCTGCCGCGCACGGCGTGCTGCGGATGGTGATGGAGCTCGACGGCGAGATCATCGAACGGATCGATCCGCACGTCGGCCTGCTGCACCGCGGCACCGAGAAGCTGATCGAGTACAAGACTTACCTGCAGGCGCTGCCGTACTTCGACCGGCTCGACTACTGCTCGCCGCTGGCGCAGGAATACTCCTACGTCCTCGCGATCGAGAAGCTGCTGAATGTCGAGGTTCCCGAGCGCGCCCAGTACCTGCGCGTGCTGTTCGCCGAGCTGACCCGCATCTGCAACCACATGCTCAACATCGGCGCGCACGTGATGGACGTCGGCGCGATGACGCCGAACCTGTGGGTGTTCGAACTGCGCGAGGACTGCCTCAACTTCTTCGAACGCGCGTCGGGCGCACGCATGCACTCGGCCTGGTTCCGTCCGGGCGGTGTGCACCAGGACGTGCCGCTAAAGCTGCTGACCGACATCGGCGACTGGGTCGACGGACGCCTGCCCGAACTGTTCGGCGACGCGATGAGCCTGGTGCAGGACAACCGCATCTTCAAGCAGCGCAATGTCGACATCGCCGTCGTTTCCAAGGAAGACGCGATCAAGTGGGGCTTCTCCGGCCCGATGATCCGCGCTGCCGGCATCCCGTGGGACTTGCGCAAGGCGCAGCCCTACGACGTCTATGACCGGATGGACTTCGAAGTCCCCGTCGGCACCAATTCCGACTGCTACGACCGCTTCATGGTTCGTTGCGAGGAAGTCTACCAGTCGGCCCGCATCATCAAGCAGTGCCTGGCGGAAATGCCCGAAGGCCCGATCTGCACCGACGACCGCAAGGTTTCGCCGCCCAAGCGCGCCGAGATGAAGCAGTCGATGGAAGCGCTGATCCACCACTTCAAGCTCTATACCGAGGGCTTCCACGTGCCCGCGGGCGAAGTCTACGTGGCGACCGAAAGCCCCAAGGGCGAATTCGGCGTCTACCTGGTCAGCGACGGTTCCAACAAGCCGTACCGCTGCAAGATCCGCCCGACGGCGTTCAGCCACCTGCAGGCAATGGACTTCATGTCCAAGGGCCACATGCTGCCCGACGCGACCGCCATCCTTGGCGCCATCGACGTGGTGTTCGGGGAGTGTGACCGTTGA
- the nuoE gene encoding NADH-quinone oxidoreductase subunit NuoE yields MAARKIATDTPELRERWGGWTFTDANREKADWHIKKYPEGRQKSAVMPLLDLAQRQVGEETNTQGWLPLPVMEYVADYLGMPIIRVLEVATFYTMYNLEPVGKFHVQVCGTTPCMLRGSDDLIAACKKRGMKAGHVSEDGLWSFTEVECMGNCATAPMVQINDDNYEDLTAERLDKVLDALAAGEQPKTGTQEPGRHTSEPAGGPTSLKDMVTENHDYRGEW; encoded by the coding sequence ATGGCCGCTCGTAAGATCGCCACAGATACCCCCGAACTGCGCGAGCGTTGGGGTGGCTGGACTTTCACGGACGCCAACCGTGAGAAGGCCGACTGGCACATCAAGAAGTATCCCGAAGGCCGCCAGAAGAGCGCGGTCATGCCGCTGCTCGACCTGGCCCAGCGGCAGGTTGGCGAAGAGACCAACACGCAGGGCTGGCTGCCGCTGCCGGTGATGGAATATGTCGCCGACTACCTGGGCATGCCGATCATCCGCGTGCTGGAAGTCGCGACCTTCTACACCATGTACAACCTTGAACCGGTTGGGAAATTCCACGTGCAGGTCTGCGGTACCACGCCGTGCATGCTGCGCGGCTCGGATGACCTGATCGCCGCCTGCAAGAAGCGCGGGATGAAGGCCGGGCACGTCTCCGAAGACGGGCTGTGGTCGTTCACCGAGGTGGAATGCATGGGCAACTGCGCCACCGCGCCGATGGTGCAGATCAACGACGACAACTACGAGGACCTGACCGCCGAACGGCTCGACAAGGTGCTCGACGCGCTGGCCGCGGGCGAGCAGCCGAAGACCGGCACGCAGGAACCGGGTCGTCACACGTCGGAGCCTGCGGGCGGTCCGACGTCGCTGAAGGACATGGTCACCGAGAACCACGACTATCGGGGTGAGTGGTGA
- a CDS encoding NADH-quinone oxidoreductase subunit C codes for MSVLHSAPKFASNEGVRDALVAALGDHVVEAREEHGEILLTVKRTSIETALRMLRDDHDYQQLMEIAGVDYPGRVERFEVVYMLLSLTKNHRVMVKVSTDEDTPVPTVTTLWPVAGWLEREVFDLYGVTFEGNTDLRRILTDYGFEGHPFRKDFPLTGYTELRYSEEEKRVVYEPVELAQDFRSFDFTSPWEGADYVLPGDEKAEAPEVDKPKTTESAKQTGAGANADDKAAEDTEADPPAMDDKEDGE; via the coding sequence ATGAGCGTCCTGCATTCCGCCCCCAAGTTCGCCTCCAACGAAGGCGTGCGCGACGCGCTGGTCGCCGCGCTGGGCGATCACGTGGTCGAAGCTCGCGAGGAGCATGGCGAAATCCTGCTCACCGTGAAGCGCACCAGCATCGAGACCGCGCTGCGCATGCTGCGCGACGACCACGATTACCAGCAGCTGATGGAAATCGCCGGTGTCGACTACCCCGGCCGCGTCGAGCGGTTCGAGGTCGTCTACATGCTGCTCAGCCTGACCAAGAACCACCGCGTGATGGTGAAGGTGAGCACCGACGAGGACACCCCGGTTCCCACCGTCACCACGCTGTGGCCGGTTGCCGGCTGGCTGGAGCGCGAGGTGTTCGACCTCTACGGCGTCACCTTCGAAGGCAACACCGACCTGCGTCGCATCCTGACCGACTACGGTTTCGAAGGTCATCCCTTCCGCAAGGACTTCCCGCTGACGGGTTATACCGAGCTGCGCTATTCCGAAGAGGAAAAACGCGTGGTGTACGAGCCGGTCGAGCTGGCGCAGGATTTCCGCAGCTTCGACTTCACTTCGCCGTGGGAAGGTGCGGACTATGTGCTGCCGGGCGACGAGAAGGCCGAAGCGCCAGAGGTGGACAAGCCCAAGACCACCGAAAGCGCCAAGCAGACCGGTGCCGGCGCGAATGCGGATGACAAGGCGGCCGAGGATACCGAAGCCGATCCGCCTGCCATGGATGACAAGGAGGACGGCGAATGA
- a CDS encoding thiolase family protein, with protein sequence MATFNEADPIVVLSYARTPMGSMQGALADVSATDLGATAVKAAMERSGVAGEDVDRVYMGCVLPAGLGQAPARQVAVKSGLPLSAQATTVNKVCGSGMQTVIMGAEALATGTVDVIVSGGMESMTNAPYLLKKHRGGARLGHDRVYDHMFLDGLEDAYEEGRAMGTFAQDMADKYQLTREEMDDYSIASLERANNAIASGAFTDEVVPVTFSTRKGDVTVDTDEAPSKGRPDKIPQLRPAFAKDGTITAATSSSISDGAAAVVLTRKSVADAKGLTPVATVIGLTAHAQAPEEFTIAPVGAIQKLLEQTGWSVDDVDLWEVNEAFACVAMFAMRDIGIPHEKINVNGGGTALGHPIGASGTRIIVTLLNALKQQGKKRGIASLCIGGGEATAVAVELV encoded by the coding sequence ATGGCCACTTTCAACGAAGCCGATCCGATCGTCGTCCTCTCCTACGCCCGCACCCCGATGGGCAGCATGCAGGGCGCCCTCGCCGACGTTTCCGCGACCGACCTTGGCGCCACCGCAGTGAAGGCCGCGATGGAGCGTTCGGGCGTTGCCGGCGAGGACGTGGACCGCGTCTACATGGGCTGCGTGCTGCCGGCCGGCCTTGGCCAGGCCCCTGCCCGCCAGGTCGCCGTGAAGTCCGGCTTGCCCCTGTCGGCACAGGCAACCACGGTGAACAAGGTCTGCGGCAGCGGAATGCAGACCGTCATCATGGGGGCAGAGGCGCTCGCCACCGGCACCGTCGACGTGATCGTTTCGGGCGGCATGGAGAGCATGACCAACGCGCCCTACCTGCTGAAGAAGCATCGCGGCGGCGCGCGCCTAGGCCATGACCGCGTCTACGACCACATGTTCCTCGACGGCCTCGAAGATGCCTACGAAGAAGGCCGTGCCATGGGCACCTTCGCGCAGGACATGGCCGACAAGTACCAGCTCACCCGCGAGGAGATGGACGACTACTCGATCGCCTCGCTGGAGCGTGCCAACAACGCCATCGCCAGCGGCGCCTTTACCGACGAGGTCGTTCCGGTCACCTTCTCCACCCGCAAGGGCGATGTGACCGTCGATACCGACGAAGCCCCGTCGAAGGGCCGTCCTGACAAGATCCCGCAGCTGCGCCCGGCCTTCGCCAAGGATGGCACCATTACCGCTGCGACCTCGTCCTCGATCTCCGACGGCGCGGCGGCTGTCGTGCTGACCCGCAAGAGCGTGGCCGACGCCAAGGGCCTGACCCCGGTGGCGACCGTGATCGGCCTCACTGCACACGCGCAGGCTCCGGAAGAGTTCACCATCGCCCCGGTCGGCGCGATCCAGAAGCTGCTCGAGCAGACCGGCTGGAGCGTCGACGATGTCGACCTGTGGGAAGTCAACGAGGCCTTCGCCTGCGTCGCAATGTTCGCCATGCGCGACATCGGCATCCCCCACGAGAAGATCAACGTGAACGGCGGCGGCACCGCGCTTGGCCACCCGATCGGCGCCAGCGGCACGCGCATCATCGTCACCCTGCTCAACGCCCTGAAGCAGCAGGGCAAGAAGCGCGGCATCGCCTCGCTTTGCATTGGCGGCGGCGAAGCCACGGCCGTGGCGGTCGAACTCGTCTGA
- a CDS encoding NuoB/complex I 20 kDa subunit family protein has protein sequence MAMTMQSQANPLQNAPTAQAGEIKQPDQDYFNALQSEVNDKGFLVTSTEDLFQWARTGSLWWMTFGLACCAVEMIHVNMPRYDMERFGVAPRASPRQSDVMIVAGTLCNKMAPALRRVYDQMSDPKYVISMGSCANGGGYYHYSYSVVRGCDRIVPVDIYIPGCPPTAEALLYGVMQLQRKIRRVGTIER, from the coding sequence CTGGCAATGACCATGCAATCCCAAGCCAATCCCTTGCAGAATGCGCCGACTGCGCAGGCTGGCGAAATCAAGCAGCCTGACCAGGATTATTTCAACGCGCTGCAAAGCGAAGTGAACGACAAGGGCTTCCTCGTCACCTCGACGGAAGACCTGTTCCAGTGGGCCCGCACCGGTTCGCTGTGGTGGATGACCTTCGGTCTCGCCTGCTGCGCGGTGGAGATGATCCACGTCAACATGCCGCGTTACGACATGGAGCGTTTCGGCGTCGCTCCGCGCGCCAGCCCGCGCCAGTCCGACGTGATGATCGTTGCCGGCACGCTGTGCAACAAGATGGCCCCGGCCCTGCGCCGCGTTTACGACCAGATGTCGGACCCGAAATACGTCATCTCGATGGGCAGCTGTGCCAACGGCGGAGGCTACTATCACTACAGCTATTCGGTTGTCCGTGGCTGCGACCGCATCGTGCCGGTCGACATCTATATCCCGGGTTGCCCGCCGACTGCGGAAGCGCTGCTCTATGGCGTGATGCAGCTGCAGCGGAAGATCCGCCGCGTCGGGACGATCGAACGATGA
- the ndhC gene encoding NADH-quinone oxidoreductase subunit A produces MVDLSQYFPILLFLAIAVALSAAFVFLPMGVSRLTGAHNPQAEKLTEYECGFPAFEDPRSQFDVKFYLVAISFLLFDLEAAFLFPWAVSLDITGWPGWIGMMIFLTILAIGLAYEWKKGALDWQ; encoded by the coding sequence GTGGTCGACCTCAGCCAATACTTTCCGATTCTGCTCTTCCTCGCCATCGCTGTGGCGCTGTCGGCAGCTTTCGTGTTCTTGCCCATGGGTGTTTCCCGCCTCACCGGCGCGCACAACCCGCAGGCCGAGAAGCTCACCGAATACGAATGCGGCTTTCCCGCTTTCGAGGACCCGCGCAGCCAGTTCGACGTAAAGTTCTATCTGGTGGCGATCAGCTTCCTGCTGTTCGACCTTGAGGCGGCATTCCTTTTCCCATGGGCGGTCAGCCTCGACATCACCGGTTGGCCGGGCTGGATCGGGATGATGATCTTCCTGACCATCCTTGCCATCGGGCTCGCCTATGAATGGAAGAAGGGAGCGTTGGACTGGCAATGA
- a CDS encoding ammonium transporter produces the protein MLRKLAAATALLSLPQTALAQEVVETAGEFTNIAQNDSGDTAWILVATALVLLMTLPGLGLFYGGLVRAKNFLSVMLQVAAVAGVASILWVVVGYTLAFGDTTGGWLGDGRAWMLIDLMAVRDGLTIPESTFAMFQLTFAAITPALMVGAWVDRARFGWVLAFTAIWGLIVYAPVAHWIWGGGWLGEMGVLDFAGGLVVHTTAGASALVIALLLGKRQGFPSSALLPHAPGLTMLGAMLLWVGWFGFNGGSALTATDDASMAIINTHTAAATAALLWVLIEKIKFGKPTNVGFATGAIAGLATVTPAAGFISPGAAILFGILAAVVCYAAIVAVKNKLAIDDSLDVFAVHGVGGMLGTLLLGVFMSVDLGGTGYDEGVTMFGMVGVQALGIVVVAIFSAIATALIAIGVSLFIPMRVKEDEEVEGLDKTSHGERSWHLHE, from the coding sequence ATGCTTCGCAAACTGGCCGCCGCCACGGCACTCTTGTCGCTGCCGCAAACCGCCCTTGCCCAGGAGGTTGTCGAGACCGCCGGGGAATTCACCAATATCGCGCAGAACGACAGCGGCGATACCGCCTGGATCCTCGTCGCCACCGCCTTGGTGCTGCTAATGACGCTGCCGGGACTGGGCCTGTTTTACGGCGGACTGGTGCGCGCGAAGAACTTCCTTTCGGTGATGCTGCAGGTGGCGGCGGTTGCCGGTGTCGCGTCGATCCTGTGGGTCGTGGTCGGCTACACTCTGGCTTTCGGCGATACGACCGGCGGCTGGCTGGGTGATGGCCGGGCATGGATGCTGATCGACCTCATGGCCGTGCGCGACGGGCTGACAATCCCCGAAAGCACCTTTGCCATGTTCCAGCTCACCTTCGCCGCTATCACGCCGGCGCTGATGGTTGGTGCCTGGGTGGACCGGGCGCGGTTCGGCTGGGTGCTCGCCTTCACCGCAATCTGGGGCCTCATCGTCTACGCGCCGGTCGCACACTGGATCTGGGGCGGCGGCTGGCTTGGCGAGATGGGCGTGCTCGATTTCGCCGGCGGCTTGGTGGTGCATACCACGGCCGGCGCATCAGCCCTCGTCATCGCCCTGCTGCTAGGCAAGCGCCAGGGCTTCCCGTCCAGCGCCCTGCTGCCGCACGCACCGGGCCTCACCATGCTGGGCGCCATGCTGCTGTGGGTCGGCTGGTTCGGCTTCAACGGCGGCAGCGCGCTGACCGCCACGGACGATGCCTCGATGGCCATCATCAACACTCACACCGCTGCCGCCACGGCCGCCCTGCTCTGGGTGCTGATCGAGAAGATCAAGTTCGGCAAACCGACCAACGTCGGCTTCGCCACGGGCGCGATTGCCGGCCTCGCAACGGTCACCCCGGCGGCAGGGTTCATCTCGCCGGGTGCCGCCATCCTGTTCGGCATCCTTGCCGCGGTGGTCTGCTACGCCGCCATCGTCGCGGTGAAGAACAAGCTGGCCATCGACGATTCGCTCGACGTCTTCGCCGTCCACGGTGTCGGCGGCATGCTGGGCACGCTGCTGCTTGGCGTGTTCATGTCCGTCGACCTCGGCGGCACGGGCTATGACGAAGGCGTGACCATGTTCGGAATGGTCGGCGTGCAGGCCCTGGGTATCGTCGTCGTCGCCATCTTCTCCGCCATCGCAACCGCGCTGATCGCCATCGGCGTCTCGCTGTTCATTCCGATGCGGGTCAAGGAAGACGAGGAAGTCGAAGGCCTCGACAAGACCAGCCACGGCGAGCGTAGCTGGCACCTGCACGAATAG
- a CDS encoding alpha/beta hydrolase, whose product MTAKPPPLRNTLREGLAVPRVLLNPLRLPKRGVDIGHGRAAVVIPGLTTGDISTSLLRRTLRARGFQPEGWRQGINLGADPAKLHVLETRIAQLHQQTHQKVVLIGWSLGGLYARVLAHRLPEHVDMVVTVASPFSGDRHANRAWKLYEAINDHTVDNPPFSEPLSDKPPIPTLAVWSATDGIVAPECSRGEQGESDVTLQIDAPHFTLCTSRRCIEQILAKMAEMEAAPA is encoded by the coding sequence ATGACTGCCAAGCCGCCGCCATTGCGAAACACCCTGCGGGAAGGGCTGGCGGTTCCGCGCGTGCTGCTGAACCCGCTCCGGCTGCCCAAGCGCGGTGTCGATATCGGACATGGGCGCGCTGCGGTGGTCATCCCCGGCCTGACCACGGGCGACATTTCCACCTCCTTGCTGCGGCGGACCTTGCGCGCGCGCGGCTTCCAGCCCGAGGGGTGGCGGCAGGGCATCAACCTCGGGGCCGATCCGGCCAAGCTGCACGTGCTGGAGACGCGCATCGCGCAACTCCACCAGCAGACCCACCAGAAGGTGGTGCTGATCGGGTGGAGCCTTGGCGGGCTGTATGCGCGCGTGCTGGCGCACCGGCTGCCCGAACATGTCGACATGGTGGTGACCGTGGCCAGCCCGTTTTCGGGCGATCGCCACGCCAACCGCGCGTGGAAGCTCTACGAGGCCATCAACGACCACACGGTCGACAACCCGCCGTTTTCAGAGCCGCTGTCGGACAAGCCGCCGATCCCGACGCTGGCGGTATGGTCCGCCACCGATGGGATTGTCGCGCCCGAATGTTCACGCGGTGAACAGGGCGAGAGTGATGTCACCCTGCAGATCGACGCGCCGCACTTCACGCTCTGCACCTCGCGCCGCTGCATCGAGCAGATCCTCGCCAAGATGGCGGAGATGGAGGCGGCGCCGGCCTGA
- the nuoF gene encoding NADH-quinone oxidoreductase subunit NuoF has product MLADKDRIFTNVYGFQPWNLDAARKRGDWDDTKNLMAKSQDDIIEEIKASGLRGRGGAGFPTGMKWSFMPKESKDGRPSFLVINADESEPGSCKDREIIRHDPHKLIEGALIAGYAMRARAAYIYIRGEYIREAETLQAAIDEAYDAGLIGKNASGTGYDFDVFMHRGAGAYICGEETAMIESLEGKKGQPRLKPPFPAGAGLYGCPTTVNNVESIAVVPTILRRGASWFASFGRENNKGTKLFQISGHVNNPCVVEEAMSITFEELIEKHCGGIRGGWDNLLAVIPGGSSVPLVPGEQIRSAHMDFDGLKELGSGLGTAGVIVMDKSTDIVRAISRLSYFYKHESCGQCTPCREGTGWMWRVMERLRVGESSPAEIDMLYEVTKQVEGHTICALGDAAAWPIQGLLRHFRPELERRIAEREASLAEAAE; this is encoded by the coding sequence ATGCTGGCTGACAAGGATCGCATCTTCACCAATGTCTACGGCTTCCAGCCGTGGAACCTCGACGCTGCCCGCAAGCGCGGCGACTGGGACGATACCAAGAACCTGATGGCGAAGTCGCAGGACGACATCATCGAGGAGATCAAGGCATCGGGCCTGCGTGGGCGTGGCGGCGCTGGCTTCCCCACCGGCATGAAGTGGTCCTTCATGCCGAAGGAGAGCAAGGATGGTCGTCCGTCCTTCCTCGTTATCAACGCCGACGAATCCGAACCCGGGTCGTGCAAGGACCGCGAGATCATCCGCCACGATCCGCACAAGCTGATCGAAGGCGCGCTGATCGCCGGTTACGCCATGCGCGCGCGAGCTGCCTACATCTACATTCGCGGGGAGTACATTCGCGAGGCTGAAACGCTGCAGGCCGCCATCGACGAGGCCTATGACGCCGGCCTGATCGGCAAGAACGCCAGCGGCACGGGCTACGATTTCGACGTCTTCATGCACCGCGGTGCGGGCGCCTACATCTGCGGTGAGGAAACCGCGATGATCGAAAGCCTCGAAGGCAAGAAGGGGCAGCCCCGCCTGAAGCCGCCGTTCCCGGCCGGCGCGGGCCTCTACGGCTGCCCGACCACGGTCAACAACGTGGAATCGATCGCCGTGGTGCCCACCATCCTGCGGCGCGGCGCCAGCTGGTTCGCCAGCTTCGGGCGCGAGAACAACAAGGGCACCAAGCTGTTCCAGATCAGCGGCCACGTGAACAACCCGTGCGTCGTCGAAGAAGCGATGAGCATCACCTTCGAGGAGTTGATCGAGAAGCACTGCGGCGGCATTCGCGGCGGGTGGGACAACCTGCTGGCGGTGATCCCCGGCGGTTCCTCGGTGCCGCTGGTGCCGGGCGAGCAGATCCGCAGCGCGCACATGGATTTCGACGGGCTTAAGGAGCTGGGCTCCGGCCTCGGCACCGCCGGCGTGATCGTGATGGACAAGTCGACCGACATCGTCCGCGCCATCAGCCGCCTGTCCTACTTCTACAAGCACGAGAGCTGCGGCCAGTGCACGCCGTGCCGCGAAGGCACGGGCTGGATGTGGCGCGTGATGGAGCGCCTGCGCGTGGGCGAAAGCTCGCCGGCAGAGATCGACATGCTCTACGAGGTCACGAAGCAGGTCGAAGGCCACACTATCTGTGCGCTTGGCGATGCCGCTGCCTGGCCGATCCAGGGCCTGCTGCGTCACTTCCGCCCGGAACTGGAGCGTCGCATCGCCGAACGCGAAGCCTCGCTGGCGGAGGCTGCCGAGTGA